A single region of the Mercenaria mercenaria strain notata chromosome 6, MADL_Memer_1, whole genome shotgun sequence genome encodes:
- the LOC123548841 gene encoding magnesium-dependent phosphatase 1-like → MASNNGRKPKMVVFDLDYTLWPFWVDTHVDPPFQKRKSGEVVDRHGRLVKPYPEVPKILERLKSEGYIIAVASRTACTKEANSLIALFDWNKYFTYKEIYPGCKITHFNKFKGYSELPFEDMLFFDDEYRNIRDLSKEGVTCYYVDEDIGVTESVIQEGFQQFADGIKKKS, encoded by the exons ATGGCATCAAACAATGGGCGCAAACCAAAAATGGTTGTGTTTGATCTAG ATTATACACTATGGCCATTTTGGGTTGACACACATGTAGATCCACCATTTCAAAAAAGAAA GTCTGGAGAGGTTGTGGATCGTCATGGTAGACTTGTGAAACCATACCCTGAAGTACCAAAGATTCTAGAAAGGTTAAAGTCAGAGGGTTACATCATAGCTGTAGCTTCaag GACTGCATGTACCAAAGAAGCAAACTCTCTTATAGCCCTGTTTGACTGGAATAAATACTTCACATACAAAGAAATATATCCTGGTtgtaaaattacacattttaacaa ATTTAAAGGTTACAGTGAGTTACCATTTGAGGATATGTTGTTTTTTGATGATGAGTACAGAAATATACGAGATTTGTCTAAAGAAG GAGTAACATGTTACTATGTTGATGAGGATATAGGTGTAACAGAGAGTGTAATACAAGAAGGTTTCCAGCAGTTTGCTGATGGTATCAAGAAGAAAAGTTGA